In one window of Frigoriglobus tundricola DNA:
- a CDS encoding GNAT family N-acetyltransferase — protein sequence MIRPTTPAETDALVALAEGTGVFKPLELEALREVLDDYHAGPDPAGHKALTLERDGHPVGFAYYAPTAMTDRTWHLYWIFVQRTGQARGLGSRLLRHVEDDIIQSGGRLFLIETSSLPSYELTRRFYLKHGYEQAATIKDFYTDGDDQVIFRKRLVP from the coding sequence ATGATCCGCCCCACCACGCCGGCCGAAACGGACGCTCTCGTCGCCCTCGCCGAGGGGACGGGCGTGTTCAAACCGCTGGAACTCGAAGCCCTTCGAGAGGTGCTCGACGACTACCACGCCGGCCCCGATCCCGCCGGCCACAAGGCACTGACGCTGGAACGGGACGGGCACCCGGTCGGGTTCGCGTACTACGCCCCCACGGCCATGACGGACCGGACCTGGCACCTCTACTGGATCTTCGTGCAACGGACGGGTCAGGCCCGCGGGCTCGGCTCGCGCCTGCTCCGGCACGTCGAAGACGACATCATCCAGTCGGGGGGGCGGCTGTTCCTCATCGAAACGTCGTCCCTGCCGTCATACGAGCTGACCCGCCGGTTCTATCTCAAACACGGCTACGAGCAGGCCGCCACCATCAAGGACTTCTACACCGACGGTGACGACCAGGTCATCTTCCGCAAGCGCCTGGTGCCGTAA